One region of Mangifera indica cultivar Alphonso chromosome 3, CATAS_Mindica_2.1, whole genome shotgun sequence genomic DNA includes:
- the LOC123212541 gene encoding G-protein coupled receptor 1 isoform X1, translating to MAASLAGSFTPHDRRILTAVNTGASILSFVGSSFIVLCYCFFKELRKFSFKLVFYLALSDMLCSFFSIVGDPSKGIFCSAQGYSTHFFCVASILWTTVIAFTLHRTVVRHKTDVEDLEAIFHLYVWGASLVMTVIRSFGNDRRHLGVLCWTQTGRTGKAVHFITFYAPLWGAILYNAFTYFQVIRMLNNVTRVCIQMAVGMSDRAYQFDMKALNRWGYYPLILIGSWAFGTINRIHDFIELGHKIFWLTFLDVGTAALMGLFNSIAYGLNASVRRAICERLDLFWPDRFRRWLPNCSRLRNPQQESELVSLKIQDQQ from the exons ATGGCGGCCAGTCTCGCCGGCAGTTTCACGCCTCACGATCGCCGTATTCTGACAGCTGTCAACACCGGAGCATCCATTTTGTCTTTCGTCGGCTCAAGTTTCATTGTCCTTTGCTACTGTTTCTTCAAAGAGCTTCGCAAGTTTTCCTTCAAGCTCGTCTTCTACCTCGCTCTCTCT GACATGCTTTGCAGTTTCTTCAGCATAGTAGG GGATCCGTCAAAAGGAATTTTTTGTTCAGCTCAGGGATATAGCACACATTTCTTTTGTGTGGCTTCTATCCTTTGGACTACTGTCATTGCCTTTACTCTTCATCGTACTGTCGTTAGACACAAAACCGATGTTGAAGATTTAGAAGCCATTTTTCACTTGTATGTTTGGG GAGCGTCACTGGTTATGACTGTCATACGCTCTTTTGGTAACGACCGGAGACATTTAGGTGTACTGTGCTGGACACAAACTGGGCGCACTGGAAAG GCAGTtcactttataactttttatgcACCGCTCTGGGGTGCTATTCTGTACAATGCTTTTACATACTTTCAAGTGATACGCATGTTGAACAACGTAACACGTGTATGtattcaa ATGGCGGTGGGCATGTCAGATCGAGCATATCAGTTTGATATGAAG gCTTTGAACCGGTGGGGATATTATCCACTCATTTTAATAGGATCATGGGCATTTGGCACAATCAACCGGATTCATGATTTCATTGAGCTAGGCCACAAAATATTTTGGCTTACATTTCTTGATGTTGGGACAGCTGCCCTCATG GGCCTGTTTAACTCAATAGCATACGGGCTTAATGCTTCGGTGAGGCGGGCAATATGTGAAAGATTGGATTT GTTCTGGCCTGACAGATTTAGAAGATGGTTACCTAATTGTTCTAGGCTTAGAAATCCACAGCAAGAAAGTGAATTAGTCTCTTTGAAGATTCAAGATCAGCAATAG
- the LOC123212541 gene encoding G-protein coupled receptor 1 isoform X3: MAASLAGSFTPHDRRILTAVNTGASILSFVGSSFIVLCYCFFKELRKFSFKLVFYLALSDMLCSFFSIVGDPSKGIFCSAQGYSTHFFCVASILWTTVIAFTLHRTVVRHKTDVEDLEAIFHLYVWGASLVMTVIRSFGNDRRHLGVLCWTQTGRTGKMAVGMSDRAYQFDMKALNRWGYYPLILIGSWAFGTINRIHDFIELGHKIFWLTFLDVGTAALMGLFNSIAYGLNASVRRAICERLDLFWPDRFRRWLPNCSRLRNPQQESELVSLKIQDQQ; encoded by the exons ATGGCGGCCAGTCTCGCCGGCAGTTTCACGCCTCACGATCGCCGTATTCTGACAGCTGTCAACACCGGAGCATCCATTTTGTCTTTCGTCGGCTCAAGTTTCATTGTCCTTTGCTACTGTTTCTTCAAAGAGCTTCGCAAGTTTTCCTTCAAGCTCGTCTTCTACCTCGCTCTCTCT GACATGCTTTGCAGTTTCTTCAGCATAGTAGG GGATCCGTCAAAAGGAATTTTTTGTTCAGCTCAGGGATATAGCACACATTTCTTTTGTGTGGCTTCTATCCTTTGGACTACTGTCATTGCCTTTACTCTTCATCGTACTGTCGTTAGACACAAAACCGATGTTGAAGATTTAGAAGCCATTTTTCACTTGTATGTTTGGG GAGCGTCACTGGTTATGACTGTCATACGCTCTTTTGGTAACGACCGGAGACATTTAGGTGTACTGTGCTGGACACAAACTGGGCGCACTGGAAAG ATGGCGGTGGGCATGTCAGATCGAGCATATCAGTTTGATATGAAG gCTTTGAACCGGTGGGGATATTATCCACTCATTTTAATAGGATCATGGGCATTTGGCACAATCAACCGGATTCATGATTTCATTGAGCTAGGCCACAAAATATTTTGGCTTACATTTCTTGATGTTGGGACAGCTGCCCTCATG GGCCTGTTTAACTCAATAGCATACGGGCTTAATGCTTCGGTGAGGCGGGCAATATGTGAAAGATTGGATTT GTTCTGGCCTGACAGATTTAGAAGATGGTTACCTAATTGTTCTAGGCTTAGAAATCCACAGCAAGAAAGTGAATTAGTCTCTTTGAAGATTCAAGATCAGCAATAG
- the LOC123212541 gene encoding G-protein coupled receptor 1 isoform X2 has product MAASLAGSFTPHDRRILTAVNTGASILSFVGSSFIVLCYCFFKELRKFSFKLVFYLALSDMLCSFFSIVGDPSKGIFCSAQGYSTHFFCVASILWTTVIAFTLHRTVVRHKTDVEDLEAIFHLYVWGASLVMTVIRSFGNDRRHLGVLCWTQTGRTGKAVHFITFYAPLWGAILYNAFTYFQVIRMLNNVTRMAVGMSDRAYQFDMKALNRWGYYPLILIGSWAFGTINRIHDFIELGHKIFWLTFLDVGTAALMGLFNSIAYGLNASVRRAICERLDLFWPDRFRRWLPNCSRLRNPQQESELVSLKIQDQQ; this is encoded by the exons ATGGCGGCCAGTCTCGCCGGCAGTTTCACGCCTCACGATCGCCGTATTCTGACAGCTGTCAACACCGGAGCATCCATTTTGTCTTTCGTCGGCTCAAGTTTCATTGTCCTTTGCTACTGTTTCTTCAAAGAGCTTCGCAAGTTTTCCTTCAAGCTCGTCTTCTACCTCGCTCTCTCT GACATGCTTTGCAGTTTCTTCAGCATAGTAGG GGATCCGTCAAAAGGAATTTTTTGTTCAGCTCAGGGATATAGCACACATTTCTTTTGTGTGGCTTCTATCCTTTGGACTACTGTCATTGCCTTTACTCTTCATCGTACTGTCGTTAGACACAAAACCGATGTTGAAGATTTAGAAGCCATTTTTCACTTGTATGTTTGGG GAGCGTCACTGGTTATGACTGTCATACGCTCTTTTGGTAACGACCGGAGACATTTAGGTGTACTGTGCTGGACACAAACTGGGCGCACTGGAAAG GCAGTtcactttataactttttatgcACCGCTCTGGGGTGCTATTCTGTACAATGCTTTTACATACTTTCAAGTGATACGCATGTTGAACAACGTAACACGT ATGGCGGTGGGCATGTCAGATCGAGCATATCAGTTTGATATGAAG gCTTTGAACCGGTGGGGATATTATCCACTCATTTTAATAGGATCATGGGCATTTGGCACAATCAACCGGATTCATGATTTCATTGAGCTAGGCCACAAAATATTTTGGCTTACATTTCTTGATGTTGGGACAGCTGCCCTCATG GGCCTGTTTAACTCAATAGCATACGGGCTTAATGCTTCGGTGAGGCGGGCAATATGTGAAAGATTGGATTT GTTCTGGCCTGACAGATTTAGAAGATGGTTACCTAATTGTTCTAGGCTTAGAAATCCACAGCAAGAAAGTGAATTAGTCTCTTTGAAGATTCAAGATCAGCAATAG
- the LOC123212541 gene encoding G-protein coupled receptor 1 isoform X5, giving the protein MAASLAGSFTPHDRRILTAVNTGASILSFVGSSFIVLCYCFFKELRKFSFKLVFYLALSDMLCSFFSIVGDPSKGIFCSAQGYSTHFFCVASILWTTVIAFTLHRTVVRHKTDVEDLEAIFHLYVWGASLVMTVIRSFGNDRRHLGVLCWTQTGRTGKAVHFITFYAPLWGAILYNAFTYFQVIRMLNNVTRVCIQMAVGMSDRAYQFDMKALNRWGYYPLILIGSWAFGTINRIHDFIELGHKIFWLTFLDVGTAALMVLA; this is encoded by the exons ATGGCGGCCAGTCTCGCCGGCAGTTTCACGCCTCACGATCGCCGTATTCTGACAGCTGTCAACACCGGAGCATCCATTTTGTCTTTCGTCGGCTCAAGTTTCATTGTCCTTTGCTACTGTTTCTTCAAAGAGCTTCGCAAGTTTTCCTTCAAGCTCGTCTTCTACCTCGCTCTCTCT GACATGCTTTGCAGTTTCTTCAGCATAGTAGG GGATCCGTCAAAAGGAATTTTTTGTTCAGCTCAGGGATATAGCACACATTTCTTTTGTGTGGCTTCTATCCTTTGGACTACTGTCATTGCCTTTACTCTTCATCGTACTGTCGTTAGACACAAAACCGATGTTGAAGATTTAGAAGCCATTTTTCACTTGTATGTTTGGG GAGCGTCACTGGTTATGACTGTCATACGCTCTTTTGGTAACGACCGGAGACATTTAGGTGTACTGTGCTGGACACAAACTGGGCGCACTGGAAAG GCAGTtcactttataactttttatgcACCGCTCTGGGGTGCTATTCTGTACAATGCTTTTACATACTTTCAAGTGATACGCATGTTGAACAACGTAACACGTGTATGtattcaa ATGGCGGTGGGCATGTCAGATCGAGCATATCAGTTTGATATGAAG gCTTTGAACCGGTGGGGATATTATCCACTCATTTTAATAGGATCATGGGCATTTGGCACAATCAACCGGATTCATGATTTCATTGAGCTAGGCCACAAAATATTTTGGCTTACATTTCTTGATGTTGGGACAGCTGCCCTCATG GTTCTGGCCTGA
- the LOC123212541 gene encoding G-protein coupled receptor 1 isoform X4, whose amino-acid sequence MAASLAGSFTPHDRRILTAVNTGASILSFVGSSFIVLCYCFFKELRKFSFKLVFYLALSDMLCSFFSIVGDPSKGIFCSAQGYSTHFFCVASILWTTVIAFTLHRTVVRHKTDVEDLEAIFHLYVWGASLVMTVIRSFGNDRRHLGVLCWTQTGRTGKAVHFITFYAPLWGAILYNAFTYFQVIRMLNNVTRVCIQMAVGMSDRAYQFDMKALNRWGYYPLILIGSWAFGTINRIHDFIELGHKIFWLTFLDVGTAALMHTGLMLR is encoded by the exons ATGGCGGCCAGTCTCGCCGGCAGTTTCACGCCTCACGATCGCCGTATTCTGACAGCTGTCAACACCGGAGCATCCATTTTGTCTTTCGTCGGCTCAAGTTTCATTGTCCTTTGCTACTGTTTCTTCAAAGAGCTTCGCAAGTTTTCCTTCAAGCTCGTCTTCTACCTCGCTCTCTCT GACATGCTTTGCAGTTTCTTCAGCATAGTAGG GGATCCGTCAAAAGGAATTTTTTGTTCAGCTCAGGGATATAGCACACATTTCTTTTGTGTGGCTTCTATCCTTTGGACTACTGTCATTGCCTTTACTCTTCATCGTACTGTCGTTAGACACAAAACCGATGTTGAAGATTTAGAAGCCATTTTTCACTTGTATGTTTGGG GAGCGTCACTGGTTATGACTGTCATACGCTCTTTTGGTAACGACCGGAGACATTTAGGTGTACTGTGCTGGACACAAACTGGGCGCACTGGAAAG GCAGTtcactttataactttttatgcACCGCTCTGGGGTGCTATTCTGTACAATGCTTTTACATACTTTCAAGTGATACGCATGTTGAACAACGTAACACGTGTATGtattcaa ATGGCGGTGGGCATGTCAGATCGAGCATATCAGTTTGATATGAAG gCTTTGAACCGGTGGGGATATTATCCACTCATTTTAATAGGATCATGGGCATTTGGCACAATCAACCGGATTCATGATTTCATTGAGCTAGGCCACAAAATATTTTGGCTTACATTTCTTGATGTTGGGACAGCTGCCCTCATG CATACGGGCTTAATGCTTCGGTGA